A part of Vulpes vulpes isolate BD-2025 chromosome 15, VulVul3, whole genome shotgun sequence genomic DNA contains:
- the ZDHHC16 gene encoding palmitoyltransferase ZDHHC16 isoform X2, producing MRGQRSLLLGPARLCLRLLLLLGYRRRCPPLLRGLVQRWRYGKVCLRSLLYNSFGGSDAAVDAAFEPIYWLVDNVIRWCGVVFVVLVIVLTSSIVAIAYLCVLPLILRTYSVPRLCWHFFYSHWNLILIVFHYYQAITTPPGYPPQGRNDIATVSICKKCIYPKPARTHHCSICNRCVLKMDHHCPWLNNCVGHYNHRYFFSFCFFMTLGCVYCSYGSWDLFREAYAAIETYHQTPPPSFSFRERVTHKSLVYLWFLCSSVALALGALTIWHAVLISRGETSIERHINKKERRRLQAKGRVFRNHYNYGCLDNWKVFLGVDTRSACSGPLEVSLEPSKGPQGTRGQTGQIRTFVTFGINAKVASGTLNPCWGQIRKEDQELLELRDILSSLVGTG from the exons ATGCGGGGCCAGCGGAGCCTCCTGCTGGGCCCTGCCCGCCTCTGCCTGCGCCTGCTTCTGCTCCTGGGCTACAGGCGCCGCTGCCCACCTCTGCTCCGGGGCCTGGTACAGCGCTGGCGCTATGGCAAGGTCTGCCTGCGCTCCCTGCTCTACAACTCCTTTGGGGGCAGTGACGCCGCTGTTGATGCTGCCTTTGAGCCTATCTACTGGCTGGTGGACAACGTGATCCGCTGGTGTGGGGTG GTGTTCGTGGTGTTGGTGATTGTGCTGACCAGCTCCATCGTGGCCATCGCTTACCTGTGTGTCCTGCCTCTCATCCTCCGAACATACTCAGTGCCACGGCTCTGCTGGCACTTCTTCTACAGCCACTGGAATCTGATCCTTATCGTCTTCCATTACTACCAGGCCATCACCACTCCACCTGGATACCCACCCCAG GGCAGGAATGATATCGCAACAGTCTCCATCTGTAAGAAGTGCATTTACCCCAAGCCGGCCCGAACACACCACTGCAGCATCTGCAATAG GTGTGTGCTGAAGATGGATCATCACTGCC CCTGGCTAAACAACTGTGTGGGCCACTATAACCATCGGtacttcttctctttctgctttttcatgACTCTGGGCTGTGTCTACTGCAGCTATGGAAGTTGGGACCTTTTCCGGGAAGCTTATGCTGCCATCGAG aCATATCACCAGACCCCACCACCCAGCTTCTCCTTTCGAGAAAGAGTGACTCACAAGAGTCTTGTCTACCTCTGGTTCCTGTGCAG TTCTGTAGCACTTGCCTTGGGTGCCCTAACTATTTGGCACGCTGTTCTCATCAGTCGAGGTGAAACTAGTATCGAAAGGCACATCAACAAGAAGGAGAGACGTCGGCTGCAGGCCAAGGGCAGA GTTTTTAGGAATCATTACAACTACGGCTGCTTGGACAACTGGAAGGTATTCCTGGGAGTGGACACACGAAG TGCTTGCAGTGGTCCCTTAGAAGTTTCGCTTGAACCCTCTAAAGGCCCTCAAGGCACCAGAGGACAAACTGGACAGATCAGAACTTTTGTTACCTTTGGGATTAATGCCAAGGTAGCTTCAGGTACCTTGAATCCTTGCTGGGGACAGATCAGGAAGGAAGACCAGGAACTCTTGGAACTCAGAGACATTCTATCTTCTCTTGTAGGCACTGGCTGA
- the ZDHHC16 gene encoding palmitoyltransferase ZDHHC16 isoform X1, with amino-acid sequence MRGQRSLLLGPARLCLRLLLLLGYRRRCPPLLRGLVQRWRYGKVCLRSLLYNSFGGSDAAVDAAFEPIYWLVDNVIRWCGVVFVVLVIVLTSSIVAIAYLCVLPLILRTYSVPRLCWHFFYSHWNLILIVFHYYQAITTPPGYPPQGRNDIATVSICKKCIYPKPARTHHCSICNRCVLKMDHHCPWLNNCVGHYNHRYFFSFCFFMTLGCVYCSYGSWDLFREAYAAIEKMKQLDKNKLQAVANQTYHQTPPPSFSFRERVTHKSLVYLWFLCSSVALALGALTIWHAVLISRGETSIERHINKKERRRLQAKGRVFRNHYNYGCLDNWKVFLGVDTRSACSGPLEVSLEPSKGPQGTRGQTGQIRTFVTFGINAKVASGTLNPCWGQIRKEDQELLELRDILSSLVGTG; translated from the exons ATGCGGGGCCAGCGGAGCCTCCTGCTGGGCCCTGCCCGCCTCTGCCTGCGCCTGCTTCTGCTCCTGGGCTACAGGCGCCGCTGCCCACCTCTGCTCCGGGGCCTGGTACAGCGCTGGCGCTATGGCAAGGTCTGCCTGCGCTCCCTGCTCTACAACTCCTTTGGGGGCAGTGACGCCGCTGTTGATGCTGCCTTTGAGCCTATCTACTGGCTGGTGGACAACGTGATCCGCTGGTGTGGGGTG GTGTTCGTGGTGTTGGTGATTGTGCTGACCAGCTCCATCGTGGCCATCGCTTACCTGTGTGTCCTGCCTCTCATCCTCCGAACATACTCAGTGCCACGGCTCTGCTGGCACTTCTTCTACAGCCACTGGAATCTGATCCTTATCGTCTTCCATTACTACCAGGCCATCACCACTCCACCTGGATACCCACCCCAG GGCAGGAATGATATCGCAACAGTCTCCATCTGTAAGAAGTGCATTTACCCCAAGCCGGCCCGAACACACCACTGCAGCATCTGCAATAG GTGTGTGCTGAAGATGGATCATCACTGCC CCTGGCTAAACAACTGTGTGGGCCACTATAACCATCGGtacttcttctctttctgctttttcatgACTCTGGGCTGTGTCTACTGCAGCTATGGAAGTTGGGACCTTTTCCGGGAAGCTTATGCTGCCATCGAG AAAATGAAACAGCTCGACAAGAACAAACTACAGGCGGTTGCCAACCAG aCATATCACCAGACCCCACCACCCAGCTTCTCCTTTCGAGAAAGAGTGACTCACAAGAGTCTTGTCTACCTCTGGTTCCTGTGCAG TTCTGTAGCACTTGCCTTGGGTGCCCTAACTATTTGGCACGCTGTTCTCATCAGTCGAGGTGAAACTAGTATCGAAAGGCACATCAACAAGAAGGAGAGACGTCGGCTGCAGGCCAAGGGCAGA GTTTTTAGGAATCATTACAACTACGGCTGCTTGGACAACTGGAAGGTATTCCTGGGAGTGGACACACGAAG TGCTTGCAGTGGTCCCTTAGAAGTTTCGCTTGAACCCTCTAAAGGCCCTCAAGGCACCAGAGGACAAACTGGACAGATCAGAACTTTTGTTACCTTTGGGATTAATGCCAAGGTAGCTTCAGGTACCTTGAATCCTTGCTGGGGACAGATCAGGAAGGAAGACCAGGAACTCTTGGAACTCAGAGACATTCTATCTTCTCTTGTAGGCACTGGCTGA
- the ZDHHC16 gene encoding palmitoyltransferase ZDHHC16 isoform X4: protein MRGQRSLLLGPARLCLRLLLLLGYRRRCPPLLRGLVQRWRYGKVCLRSLLYNSFGGSDAAVDAAFEPIYWLVDNVIRWCGVVFVVLVIVLTSSIVAIAYLCVLPLILRTYSVPRLCWHFFYSHWNLILIVFHYYQAITTPPGYPPQGRNDIATVSICKKCIYPKPARTHHCSICNRCVLKMDHHCPWLNNCVGHYNHRYFFSFCFFMTLGCVYCSYGSWDLFREAYAAIETYHQTPPPSFSFRERVTHKSLVYLWFLCSSVALALGALTIWHAVLISRGETSIERHINKKERRRLQAKGRVFRNHYNYGCLDNWKVFLGVDTRRHWLTRVLLPSSHLPHGNGMSWDPPPWVTAHSASVMAV, encoded by the exons ATGCGGGGCCAGCGGAGCCTCCTGCTGGGCCCTGCCCGCCTCTGCCTGCGCCTGCTTCTGCTCCTGGGCTACAGGCGCCGCTGCCCACCTCTGCTCCGGGGCCTGGTACAGCGCTGGCGCTATGGCAAGGTCTGCCTGCGCTCCCTGCTCTACAACTCCTTTGGGGGCAGTGACGCCGCTGTTGATGCTGCCTTTGAGCCTATCTACTGGCTGGTGGACAACGTGATCCGCTGGTGTGGGGTG GTGTTCGTGGTGTTGGTGATTGTGCTGACCAGCTCCATCGTGGCCATCGCTTACCTGTGTGTCCTGCCTCTCATCCTCCGAACATACTCAGTGCCACGGCTCTGCTGGCACTTCTTCTACAGCCACTGGAATCTGATCCTTATCGTCTTCCATTACTACCAGGCCATCACCACTCCACCTGGATACCCACCCCAG GGCAGGAATGATATCGCAACAGTCTCCATCTGTAAGAAGTGCATTTACCCCAAGCCGGCCCGAACACACCACTGCAGCATCTGCAATAG GTGTGTGCTGAAGATGGATCATCACTGCC CCTGGCTAAACAACTGTGTGGGCCACTATAACCATCGGtacttcttctctttctgctttttcatgACTCTGGGCTGTGTCTACTGCAGCTATGGAAGTTGGGACCTTTTCCGGGAAGCTTATGCTGCCATCGAG aCATATCACCAGACCCCACCACCCAGCTTCTCCTTTCGAGAAAGAGTGACTCACAAGAGTCTTGTCTACCTCTGGTTCCTGTGCAG TTCTGTAGCACTTGCCTTGGGTGCCCTAACTATTTGGCACGCTGTTCTCATCAGTCGAGGTGAAACTAGTATCGAAAGGCACATCAACAAGAAGGAGAGACGTCGGCTGCAGGCCAAGGGCAGA GTTTTTAGGAATCATTACAACTACGGCTGCTTGGACAACTGGAAGGTATTCCTGGGAGTGGACACACGAAG GCACTGGCTGACTCGGGTGCTGTTACCTTCCAGTCACCTGCCCCATGGGAATGGAATGAGCTGGGACCCCCCTCCCTGGGTGACTGCTCACTCAGCCTCTGTGATGGCGGTGTGA
- the ZDHHC16 gene encoding palmitoyltransferase ZDHHC16 isoform X3, which produces MRGQRSLLLGPARLCLRLLLLLGYRRRCPPLLRGLVQRWRYGKVCLRSLLYNSFGGSDAAVDAAFEPIYWLVDNVIRWCGVVFVVLVIVLTSSIVAIAYLCVLPLILRTYSVPRLCWHFFYSHWNLILIVFHYYQAITTPPGYPPQGRNDIATVSICKKCIYPKPARTHHCSICNRCVLKMDHHCPWLNNCVGHYNHRYFFSFCFFMTLGCVYCSYGSWDLFREAYAAIEKMKQLDKNKLQAVANQTYHQTPPPSFSFRERVTHKSLVYLWFLCSSVALALGALTIWHAVLISRGETSIERHINKKERRRLQAKGRVFRNHYNYGCLDNWKVFLGVDTRRHWLTRVLLPSSHLPHGNGMSWDPPPWVTAHSASVMAV; this is translated from the exons ATGCGGGGCCAGCGGAGCCTCCTGCTGGGCCCTGCCCGCCTCTGCCTGCGCCTGCTTCTGCTCCTGGGCTACAGGCGCCGCTGCCCACCTCTGCTCCGGGGCCTGGTACAGCGCTGGCGCTATGGCAAGGTCTGCCTGCGCTCCCTGCTCTACAACTCCTTTGGGGGCAGTGACGCCGCTGTTGATGCTGCCTTTGAGCCTATCTACTGGCTGGTGGACAACGTGATCCGCTGGTGTGGGGTG GTGTTCGTGGTGTTGGTGATTGTGCTGACCAGCTCCATCGTGGCCATCGCTTACCTGTGTGTCCTGCCTCTCATCCTCCGAACATACTCAGTGCCACGGCTCTGCTGGCACTTCTTCTACAGCCACTGGAATCTGATCCTTATCGTCTTCCATTACTACCAGGCCATCACCACTCCACCTGGATACCCACCCCAG GGCAGGAATGATATCGCAACAGTCTCCATCTGTAAGAAGTGCATTTACCCCAAGCCGGCCCGAACACACCACTGCAGCATCTGCAATAG GTGTGTGCTGAAGATGGATCATCACTGCC CCTGGCTAAACAACTGTGTGGGCCACTATAACCATCGGtacttcttctctttctgctttttcatgACTCTGGGCTGTGTCTACTGCAGCTATGGAAGTTGGGACCTTTTCCGGGAAGCTTATGCTGCCATCGAG AAAATGAAACAGCTCGACAAGAACAAACTACAGGCGGTTGCCAACCAG aCATATCACCAGACCCCACCACCCAGCTTCTCCTTTCGAGAAAGAGTGACTCACAAGAGTCTTGTCTACCTCTGGTTCCTGTGCAG TTCTGTAGCACTTGCCTTGGGTGCCCTAACTATTTGGCACGCTGTTCTCATCAGTCGAGGTGAAACTAGTATCGAAAGGCACATCAACAAGAAGGAGAGACGTCGGCTGCAGGCCAAGGGCAGA GTTTTTAGGAATCATTACAACTACGGCTGCTTGGACAACTGGAAGGTATTCCTGGGAGTGGACACACGAAG GCACTGGCTGACTCGGGTGCTGTTACCTTCCAGTCACCTGCCCCATGGGAATGGAATGAGCTGGGACCCCCCTCCCTGGGTGACTGCTCACTCAGCCTCTGTGATGGCGGTGTGA